Proteins encoded by one window of Candidatus Methylomirabilota bacterium:
- the nth gene encoding endonuclease III yields the protein MAARRRDPFHVLIACLLSLRTKDETTGPAAARLFALAETPETMLRLTPTLIERAIFPVGFYRTKARVILGVCRDLLSRFGGRVPDEIDALLTLKGVGRKTANLVVTQGFNKPGICVDIHVHRISNRLGYVRTRNPEETETALRASLPRRYWIGYNDLLVSFGQNICQPVSPKCSECPVRAPCARVGVTRSR from the coding sequence GTGGCGGCCCGGCGGCGCGATCCCTTCCACGTGCTGATCGCCTGCCTGCTCTCGCTGCGCACGAAGGACGAGACGACGGGCCCGGCCGCGGCGCGCCTCTTCGCCCTCGCCGAGACGCCCGAGACCATGCTTCGGCTGACGCCTACGCTGATCGAGCGCGCCATCTTCCCCGTCGGCTTCTACCGCACCAAGGCGCGGGTCATCCTCGGCGTCTGCCGCGATCTCCTGTCGCGATTCGGCGGCCGGGTACCGGACGAGATCGACGCGCTGCTCACGCTCAAGGGCGTGGGCAGGAAGACGGCCAACCTCGTGGTCACCCAAGGCTTCAACAAGCCGGGCATCTGCGTGGACATCCACGTGCACCGCATCTCGAACCGCCTCGGCTACGTCCGGACCCGGAATCCGGAGGAGACCGAAACGGCGCTGCGGGCCAGCCTGCCGAGACGGTACTGGATCGGCTACAACGACCTGCTCGTGTCCTTCGGCCAGAACATCTGCCAGCCCGTGTCGCCCAAGTGCTCGGAGTGTCCGGTGCGCGCGCCCTGCGCGCGCGTCGGCGTCACCCGCTCGCGCTAG
- a CDS encoding deoxyribonuclease IV: protein PFVIIHPGSHKGQGLEAGIRRIVGALDEVTSRTRGYRVRVLLENTAGGGATIGRSFEELAALLGGARAPERLGVCLDTCHLFAAGYDLRTRAGYEGVMKSCAAIVGLRHVRAFHLNDAKAELGSGLDRHEKIGRGRLGKDAFRWLMRDRRFARVPMVLETPKDPEPKADRAALTLLRKLRTSASG from the coding sequence TGCCCTTCGTGATCATCCACCCGGGCTCGCACAAGGGCCAGGGTCTCGAGGCGGGCATTCGGCGCATCGTCGGCGCGCTCGACGAGGTGACGTCGAGGACCCGCGGCTATCGCGTCCGCGTCTTGCTGGAGAACACCGCAGGCGGCGGCGCGACGATCGGGCGGAGCTTTGAAGAGCTGGCCGCGCTCCTCGGCGGCGCGCGGGCGCCGGAGCGCCTCGGAGTCTGCCTTGACACCTGCCATCTCTTCGCCGCCGGCTACGACCTGCGAACGCGCGCGGGCTACGAGGGTGTGATGAAATCATGCGCGGCGATCGTGGGACTCCGGCACGTGCGGGCCTTCCACCTCAACGACGCCAAGGCAGAGCTTGGGTCGGGCCTCGACCGTCACGAGAAGATCGGCAGGGGGCGGCTCGGAAAGGATGCGTTCCGCTGGCTGATGAGAGACCGGCGCTTCGCCCGCGTGCCGATGGTCCTCGAGACGCCCAAGGATCCCGAGCCCAAGGCCGACCGAGCGGCGCTTACGCTGCTGAGGAAGCTTCGGACTAGCGCGAGCGGGTGA